A genomic region of Paenibacillus sp. PL2-23 contains the following coding sequences:
- a CDS encoding polysaccharide deacetylase family protein, whose product MKMRKAAVIAASLFMMVVLVKMNGNIASFISTVKSEDAIEALAPPAYSEEEKRELYEAIVAEAETKAIAPVNARIDRVWHAIPGYNGLSVDIEGTYKAALEAPRGGAIPYQYREIPPKITLAQLGAHPIYRGNPEKPMISLMINVAWGNEYIDPILETLRGKGVKATFFLDGSWLKGNVDVARRIQAEGHEMSNHAYSHPDMKKLSRADQTSQIVRTQTLLKDLLGVDNVWFAPPSGSYNAATVQAAREQGLGTVLWTIDTVDWMKPSPDYVIRKISSKLEPGALILMHPTAATRDAIGGMIDSALAKGYAIGTVSETLSEARVPVVVEGAGVF is encoded by the coding sequence ATGAAGATGCGCAAAGCGGCCGTCATCGCGGCCAGCTTGTTCATGATGGTGGTTCTGGTCAAAATGAATGGCAACATCGCTTCATTCATCTCGACGGTGAAATCGGAGGATGCAATCGAGGCGCTGGCGCCGCCCGCTTATTCGGAGGAGGAGAAGCGGGAGCTGTACGAGGCAATTGTCGCGGAGGCGGAGACAAAAGCTATTGCTCCTGTTAATGCCCGCATTGATCGGGTATGGCATGCGATTCCGGGCTATAACGGCCTTTCTGTCGATATAGAGGGAACGTATAAGGCTGCTCTTGAAGCGCCGAGAGGCGGCGCTATTCCGTATCAGTACAGGGAAATTCCGCCCAAGATTACACTCGCCCAGCTAGGCGCACACCCTATCTACAGGGGCAATCCGGAGAAGCCGATGATCTCGCTAATGATTAACGTTGCGTGGGGCAATGAATACATAGACCCCATTCTGGAAACCTTGCGGGGCAAAGGGGTCAAGGCGACCTTTTTCCTGGACGGGTCATGGTTGAAGGGCAATGTAGACGTAGCGCGGAGAATTCAGGCCGAGGGCCATGAGATGTCCAATCACGCTTATTCGCATCCGGATATGAAAAAATTAAGCAGAGCCGATCAGACGAGCCAAATCGTGCGAACGCAGACGCTGCTGAAGGATTTGCTTGGAGTCGACAATGTCTGGTTCGCGCCTCCATCCGGCTCCTACAACGCAGCTACTGTTCAGGCCGCCAGAGAGCAAGGGCTGGGCACCGTTCTATGGACGATTGACACGGTGGATTGGATGAAGCCATCCCCGGATTATGTCATTCGCAAAATTTCGTCCAAGCTGGAGCCGGGAGCTTTGATCCTGATGCATCCTACGGCTGCGACGCGTGATGCCATAGGCGGCATGATCGACAGCGCGCTGGCCAAGGGGTACGCCATCGGGACGGTTAGCGAAA
- the pnp gene encoding polyribonucleotide nucleotidyltransferase: MIQRIETTLGGRPLILETGRLAKQANAAVTVRYGETVILCTVTASSEPKDLDFFPLTVNYEERLYAVGKIPGGFIKREGRPSEKAILSSRLTDRPIRPLFPEGFRNDVQIANIVMSVDQDCSPEIAAMIGTSAALTISDVPFSGPIGGVIVGRVNGQFVINPTVEQEQLTDIFVVVAGTKEAIMMVEAEANEVPESVMLEAIMFGHDEIKNIVANIEELQALAGKEKMAVKLHTVNASVNAEVRAFASARLVEAIKIPEKHARQEAIDAVNGDAVAHFEVQYADTPELLADVKEVLYDIVKEEVRRLITHDKVRPDGRGLDEIRPIECDVALLPRTHGSGLFTRGQTQALSICTLGAMGDVQILDGISPEETKRFMHHYNFPPFSVGEARPLRPPGRREIGHGALGERALSKVIPSEAEFPYTIRLVSEVLESNGSTSQASICASTLAMMDAGVPIKAPVAGIAMGLIKDGDHFSILSDIQGMEDHLGDMDFKVAGTAQGVTAIQMDIKIDGIDRSILEQSLEQARQGRMHILGKMLEVMSTPRTSLSKYAPKILTLRINPDKIRDVIGAGGKIINKIIEETGVKIDIEQDGMVFIASSNEEMNQKARAIIEGIVKEVVVGEIYLGTVRRIEKFGVFVEILPNKDGLVHISQLSTERVAKCEDVVKIGDQITVKVTEIDQQGRVNLSRKAVLTAEEPAQS, encoded by the coding sequence ATGATTCAACGTATTGAAACGACGCTTGGAGGAAGACCTCTCATTCTAGAGACTGGGCGTCTCGCCAAGCAAGCGAATGCGGCCGTTACGGTTCGTTACGGGGAGACCGTCATTCTGTGTACGGTAACCGCGTCATCAGAGCCGAAGGACCTGGACTTCTTCCCACTGACGGTCAACTATGAAGAGAGACTGTACGCGGTGGGCAAAATTCCGGGAGGCTTCATCAAGCGTGAGGGCCGGCCAAGCGAAAAGGCGATTCTGTCCAGTCGCTTGACAGACCGTCCGATTCGCCCGTTGTTCCCGGAAGGCTTCCGCAATGACGTGCAAATTGCCAACATCGTCATGAGCGTGGACCAGGACTGCTCCCCTGAAATTGCGGCGATGATCGGAACATCCGCTGCGCTAACCATCTCCGATGTGCCGTTCAGCGGACCAATCGGCGGTGTTATCGTGGGTCGCGTGAATGGACAATTTGTTATTAACCCGACGGTGGAGCAAGAGCAGCTGACGGATATTTTTGTAGTAGTCGCAGGTACGAAGGAAGCCATTATGATGGTGGAAGCGGAAGCGAACGAAGTGCCGGAATCCGTTATGCTGGAAGCGATTATGTTCGGACATGATGAGATCAAAAACATTGTGGCCAACATCGAGGAGCTTCAAGCTCTAGCGGGCAAGGAGAAAATGGCAGTAAAATTACATACGGTGAATGCCAGCGTCAACGCTGAGGTTCGCGCCTTCGCATCCGCTCGACTGGTGGAAGCGATCAAAATTCCCGAGAAGCATGCCCGTCAAGAAGCGATTGACGCTGTTAACGGCGATGCAGTGGCTCATTTCGAGGTGCAATATGCCGATACGCCGGAGCTTCTGGCCGACGTGAAGGAAGTATTGTACGACATCGTGAAGGAAGAGGTTCGCCGTCTAATTACGCATGACAAGGTTCGTCCTGACGGACGCGGTCTCGACGAGATTCGTCCGATCGAATGCGATGTCGCTCTGCTGCCGCGTACACACGGCTCCGGCCTGTTCACGCGCGGTCAAACGCAAGCGCTTAGCATCTGTACGCTTGGCGCCATGGGCGACGTGCAAATTCTCGACGGCATCTCGCCGGAAGAAACGAAACGCTTCATGCATCATTACAACTTCCCGCCGTTCAGCGTAGGCGAGGCTCGTCCTCTGCGCCCTCCTGGCCGCAGGGAAATCGGTCATGGCGCTCTGGGCGAACGCGCGTTGTCGAAGGTTATTCCTTCCGAGGCGGAGTTCCCGTACACGATTCGCCTTGTATCCGAGGTGCTGGAGTCCAACGGCTCTACTTCCCAGGCCAGCATCTGCGCAAGCACGCTTGCGATGATGGATGCAGGCGTACCGATCAAAGCGCCAGTGGCAGGCATCGCTATGGGTCTGATCAAGGACGGCGATCACTTCTCGATTCTGTCCGACATTCAGGGCATGGAGGATCACCTCGGCGACATGGACTTCAAGGTTGCAGGCACAGCGCAAGGCGTAACGGCGATTCAAATGGATATCAAAATCGACGGCATCGACCGCAGCATTCTGGAGCAGTCGCTGGAGCAGGCGCGTCAAGGCCGCATGCATATCCTGGGCAAAATGCTGGAAGTGATGTCCACACCACGGACAAGCCTTTCCAAATACGCGCCCAAGATTCTTACGCTTCGTATTAATCCGGACAAAATCCGTGATGTTATTGGAGCAGGCGGCAAGATCATCAACAAAATCATTGAGGAAACCGGCGTGAAAATCGATATTGAGCAGGACGGCATGGTGTTCATCGCTTCCTCCAACGAAGAGATGAATCAGAAGGCCAGAGCCATTATCGAAGGCATCGTGAAGGAAGTTGTGGTGGGAGAAATCTATCTTGGCACAGTGAGACGCATTGAGAAGTTCGGCGTGTTCGTGGAGATTCTTCCTAACAAGGACGGACTGGTGCATATCTCGCAATTGTCCACTGAGCGTGTGGCGAAATGCGAGGATGTGGTGAAGATCGGCGATCAGATCACGGTGAAGGTAACCGAAATCGATCAGCAAGGTCGCGTCAACCTGTCTCGCAAGGCGGTACTGACAGCGGAAGAGCCTGCTCAATCCTAG
- the rpsO gene encoding 30S ribosomal protein S15, giving the protein MALTQERKQELIETHKTHASDTGSPEVQIAILTENIVNLTQHLREHKKDHHSRRGLLKMVGQRRKLLAYLKNKDVRRYSALIEKLGLRR; this is encoded by the coding sequence ATGGCACTTACTCAAGAACGCAAGCAAGAACTGATCGAGACTCACAAAACTCACGCAAGTGACACAGGGTCCCCTGAGGTTCAAATCGCTATCCTTACGGAAAACATCGTTAACCTGACTCAGCATTTGCGCGAGCACAAGAAGGATCATCATTCCCGCCGCGGATTGCTTAAGATGGTAGGTCAACGCCGTAAGTTGCTAGCTTACCTGAAGAACAAGGACGTTAGACGTTATAGCGCATTGATCGAAAAACTCGGCCTGCGCCGCTAA
- a CDS encoding bifunctional riboflavin kinase/FAD synthetase yields the protein MEIISLSYPLEENGYSRTEGKRISVAIGHFDGVHRGHQNVISEAVRYARQSDMLSAVLTFSPHPKEVLGHGDHYYRSLTPLARKTELFAALGVDMVFVMRFDRRFAALSPEQFVTEVLQPLRVSHVAVGFDFAFGSRGAGTPELLVELGGSVMSVHVEKPLYEDGRKVSSTLTRESLESGDLDMVSALLGRPYDITGTVVHGDGRGRTIGFPTANLEIVEPYVAPRLGVYAITAWIDGAAYDGVLNHGMKPTFNKTDVMPVMEAHLFDFDRDIYGREMKVQFRHFIRPEQKFGSIQELIAQIAADTDKARNLLATH from the coding sequence GTGGAAATCATCTCATTATCTTATCCGCTTGAAGAGAATGGCTATTCACGGACAGAAGGCAAGCGGATTTCTGTAGCGATCGGCCATTTCGACGGCGTGCATCGAGGCCATCAGAACGTTATAAGCGAGGCTGTCAGATACGCGCGGCAGTCGGACATGCTGTCTGCCGTTCTGACGTTCTCCCCGCATCCCAAGGAAGTGCTTGGCCATGGGGATCATTATTACCGCTCTTTAACGCCGCTTGCCCGCAAGACGGAGCTGTTCGCTGCTCTGGGCGTCGACATGGTGTTCGTGATGCGGTTTGATCGCCGGTTCGCCGCTTTGTCGCCGGAGCAATTCGTGACGGAGGTGCTGCAGCCGCTTCGCGTCAGTCATGTCGCAGTAGGCTTCGACTTTGCCTTCGGCAGCCGGGGAGCGGGTACGCCGGAGCTTCTCGTCGAGCTTGGCGGCAGCGTTATGTCCGTACATGTGGAGAAGCCGCTTTATGAGGACGGGCGCAAAGTAAGCAGCACCTTGACGCGGGAGTCGCTGGAGAGCGGAGATCTCGACATGGTGAGCGCGCTGCTTGGAAGACCTTATGATATAACAGGTACAGTCGTGCATGGCGATGGACGGGGGCGGACCATCGGATTCCCGACGGCGAATCTGGAAATCGTGGAACCATACGTTGCGCCGAGGCTTGGCGTATATGCCATTACGGCATGGATTGACGGCGCGGCTTACGACGGTGTGCTTAATCATGGGATGAAGCCGACATTCAACAAAACGGATGTGATGCCGGTGATGGAGGCGCATTTGTTCGACTTTGACCGCGATATTTATGGCCGGGAGATGAAGGTGCAATTCCGTCATTTTATACGTCCAGAGCAGAAGTTTGGCTCCATCCAGGAGCTGATTGCCCAAATCGCGGCGGATACCGACAAGGCAAGAAATTTGCTGGCGACACACTAG
- the truB gene encoding tRNA pseudouridine(55) synthase TruB yields MEGILAVWKPEGWTSHDVVAKARRLLRMKRIGHTGTLDPMVTGVLPLCLGRSTRVVEYIQERPKAYEAVLRLGIATDTEDMTGTVIARESVGSITREQIQQALLQFVGEIEQVPPMFSAVKVNGKRLYELAREGKTVERKSRTVTIHGIELLDTRLQGDEPELTFSVICSKGTYIRTLCVDIGKALGLPAAMAKLTRTMSGGITAEGCLTLEDIERHMEAGDLERYLIPADQAISHMPAAIVAESKVPLARRGQKLKLWAVSAGQSEGSWNDNELVRLYEPGEGGPFLGIYQVDAEASLLKPVKVFVAAAEE; encoded by the coding sequence ATGGAAGGCATTCTGGCGGTATGGAAACCGGAAGGATGGACCTCGCATGATGTGGTGGCCAAAGCTAGAAGGCTGCTCAGGATGAAACGAATCGGCCATACCGGCACGCTTGATCCCATGGTGACCGGCGTGCTGCCCTTATGCCTCGGACGATCAACGCGGGTCGTGGAGTACATTCAGGAGAGACCCAAAGCCTATGAAGCGGTGCTTCGTCTCGGCATTGCGACCGACACAGAGGATATGACCGGAACGGTCATTGCGCGCGAGTCTGTCGGCTCCATCACCCGCGAACAAATTCAGCAGGCGCTCCTGCAATTTGTTGGCGAGATCGAGCAGGTGCCGCCGATGTTCTCCGCGGTTAAGGTCAACGGCAAGCGATTATACGAGCTGGCGAGAGAAGGCAAGACGGTCGAACGGAAATCCAGAACGGTGACGATTCACGGGATCGAGCTGCTGGATACCCGACTCCAAGGCGACGAGCCAGAGCTGACCTTCTCGGTCATCTGCTCCAAAGGCACCTATATTCGCACGCTCTGTGTGGATATCGGCAAGGCGCTCGGGCTGCCTGCAGCCATGGCGAAGCTGACGCGGACCATGTCCGGCGGCATTACAGCGGAAGGCTGTCTAACGCTTGAGGATATCGAGAGGCATATGGAGGCTGGCGATTTGGAGCGATATCTGATACCAGCTGATCAGGCTATTAGCCATATGCCCGCTGCGATTGTGGCCGAGAGCAAGGTTCCGCTGGCTAGACGCGGACAGAAGCTGAAGCTGTGGGCGGTCTCAGCCGGCCAAAGCGAAGGCTCCTGGAACGACAACGAGTTAGTCCGACTGTACGAGCCGGGAGAGGGCGGTCCCTTCCTGGGCATCTATCAGGTGGATGCCGAAGCTTCGCTCCTGAAGCCGGTCAAAGTATTTGTGGCGGCTGCGGAGGAGTAA
- a CDS encoding bifunctional oligoribonuclease/PAP phosphatase NrnA, which yields MSDQQEYMIALDEALAFMKANASFLVVSHVQPDGDAISSTVVISWLLERLGKRAVLINESELPSRLQYLVHFDRIHSYKRQRPEASFDAVIAVDCADNRRIGEVSLMFPEGIPLLNIDHHPTNNRFGTVNVIRPNAAATVEMLYDLIERAGLEPDLDCAVAIYTGLLTDTGGFRYSNTTPRVMEIAAKLLAAGVSGSELADQLLEKMTAAKLKLLQTSLARLTFSDDLKIGWLYIGKDDLKACGAVPEDLEGIVNYALNVDGVEVGILFKETSDGGVKASLRSAGKADVAEIAQSFGGGGHVRASGCRLEGDLGEAIKRVVEEVRKALV from the coding sequence ATGAGCGATCAACAAGAGTACATGATTGCATTGGACGAAGCATTGGCCTTCATGAAGGCCAATGCTTCCTTCCTTGTCGTATCCCATGTTCAGCCTGACGGAGACGCTATAAGCTCTACAGTTGTCATAAGCTGGCTGCTGGAGCGTCTGGGCAAGAGAGCTGTGCTCATTAATGAAAGCGAGCTCCCGTCCAGACTTCAATATTTGGTTCACTTTGATCGAATTCACTCCTATAAGAGGCAGAGGCCGGAGGCGTCGTTCGATGCGGTTATTGCGGTGGATTGCGCCGATAACCGGCGCATCGGGGAAGTCTCTTTGATGTTTCCGGAAGGCATTCCCCTTCTGAACATCGATCATCACCCCACCAATAACCGGTTCGGCACAGTGAATGTCATCCGTCCGAATGCTGCGGCTACTGTCGAAATGCTGTATGATCTTATTGAACGCGCCGGTCTCGAGCCGGATTTGGATTGCGCAGTGGCCATTTATACGGGTCTACTTACCGATACGGGAGGGTTCCGGTATTCCAATACCACTCCCCGCGTCATGGAGATAGCGGCCAAGCTGCTTGCTGCAGGCGTGTCCGGCAGCGAGCTGGCGGATCAATTGCTGGAGAAGATGACGGCGGCGAAGCTGAAGCTGCTTCAAACGTCGCTTGCGAGACTGACGTTCAGCGACGATCTGAAGATCGGCTGGCTGTATATCGGCAAGGATGATCTGAAGGCGTGCGGCGCTGTTCCCGAGGATTTGGAGGGCATCGTCAATTATGCGCTTAACGTTGATGGAGTTGAGGTTGGCATCCTGTTCAAGGAAACGTCAGACGGCGGCGTGAAGGCAAGCCTGCGTTCCGCAGGCAAGGCGGATGTCGCAGAGATCGCTCAGAGCTTCGGCGGGGGCGGACATGTTCGCGCGTCTGGCTGCCGTCTGGAGGGCGATTTGGGGGAAGCGATAAAGCGCGTGGTAGAAGAGGTTAGAAAGGCGTTGGTATAA
- the rbfA gene encoding 30S ribosome-binding factor RbfA, which yields MAKIRVGRVSEQIKKELSQIIQQELKDPRIGFITVTGVETTSDLSQARVYLSVLGSDEQKEETLKALAKANGFLRSELGKRMKLRHTPELQFKFDSSIEYGSRIESLLGEINNGNDARS from the coding sequence ATGGCTAAGATACGCGTCGGAAGGGTCAGCGAGCAGATCAAGAAGGAGCTGAGCCAGATTATCCAGCAGGAGCTGAAGGATCCCCGTATCGGGTTCATTACAGTGACCGGCGTGGAAACGACCAGCGACTTATCCCAGGCCCGTGTTTATCTGAGCGTGCTCGGCAGCGACGAGCAGAAGGAAGAGACGCTGAAGGCGCTGGCCAAAGCGAACGGCTTCCTCCGTTCCGAGCTTGGCAAGCGGATGAAGCTGCGCCATACTCCCGAGCTGCAGTTCAAGTTCGACAGCAGCATCGAATACGGCAGCCGGATCGAATCGCTGCTTGGCGAAATTAACAACGGAAACGATGCGCGGTCATGA
- the infB gene encoding translation initiation factor IF-2, with product MSNKQDSKDNKDKLRVYEYAKSLNMSSKEIITILKRLNLPVNNHMSVMENEMVHKVEGFFRDIKSNAAAKRAQEGGPAVAAATAPNRPRPSQGGEQAARPTSQDRQGTMNSINTKTQPTGEQREQRPQQGGQGGQRPSGQGQQQGQGRPSGGGQGYQGNRQGGQGYQGNRQGGGQGGQGGQGQGGRPSGSGQGYQGNRQGGGQGGQGGQGQGGRPSGGGQGGGFNRPSGGQGQGQGQGYQGNRQGGQGGQGGQGGGNRSFGQGGGAGASSGNRPAAAPQGQSRSFDAGGNRGQQGRSGGSYEDRKKGANQKRFEDGRGGFKSNGRGGKNRGKGNQQPPREKIDNTPKKIIVRGTLTVGDLAKLLHKDASEVIKKLLFLGVMATINQEIDMDAILLIAGEYGVEVEVKIPVEEDTFETVEEVDDEADLKSRPPVVTIMGHVDHGKTTLLDAIRKTNVTGGEAGGITQHIGAYQVEINGKKITFLDTPGHEAFTLMRARGAQVTDITIIVVAADDGIMPQTVEAINHAKAAGVPIIVAVNKIDKPEANADKIKQEMTEYELVPEEWGGDTIFVEVSAKQRINLEGLLEMILLVAEVNEFKANPNKRARATVIEAELDKGKGPVARILVQHGTLKIGDAFVAGNCFGRVRAMVNDRGRRLKEAGPSTPVEITGLTEVPLAGDPFMVFEDERKARAIADRRAIKHRQSEMGANTRVTLDDLYSHIKDGEIKDLHVIIKADVQGSAEALKGSLAKIDIEGVRVKIIHTGVGAITESDVILASASNAIVIGFNVRPDPQAEATIAQEKVDVRMHRVIYNVIDEIEQAMKGMLDPIYKEVVIGHAEVRNVFKVTKVGAIAGSMVVDGKIVRNAEARVIRDGIVVYTGKVDSLKRFKDDAKEVAQGYECGITLERFSDIKEGDMIEAFIMETVER from the coding sequence TTGAGCAACAAACAGGACAGCAAGGACAATAAAGATAAGCTTCGGGTATATGAATACGCGAAGTCTCTTAATATGAGCAGCAAAGAAATTATTACGATTCTTAAACGGTTGAACCTGCCCGTTAACAACCACATGAGCGTCATGGAGAACGAAATGGTGCACAAGGTGGAGGGCTTCTTCCGTGATATCAAGAGCAATGCCGCCGCAAAGCGAGCGCAAGAAGGCGGACCAGCGGTTGCCGCAGCCACAGCCCCGAATCGGCCGAGGCCGAGCCAGGGCGGAGAACAGGCTGCCAGACCAACATCACAAGACAGACAGGGGACAATGAACTCTATTAATACGAAAACTCAACCAACAGGCGAACAACGTGAACAGAGACCACAGCAAGGCGGCCAAGGCGGACAACGACCTTCAGGCCAAGGACAACAGCAAGGCCAAGGACGTCCATCCGGCGGCGGACAAGGCTATCAAGGCAATCGACAAGGCGGCCAGGGCTATCAAGGTAATCGCCAGGGCGGCGGCCAAGGCGGTCAAGGCGGCCAAGGCCAGGGCGGACGCCCATCCGGCAGCGGTCAAGGCTATCAAGGCAACCGCCAAGGCGGCGGCCAAGGAGGCCAGGGCGGACAAGGCCAAGGCGGTCGTCCATCCGGCGGAGGCCAGGGCGGCGGATTTAACCGTCCATCCGGCGGCCAAGGCCAAGGTCAAGGCCAGGGCTACCAAGGCAACCGTCAAGGCGGTCAGGGAGGTCAAGGCGGTCAAGGCGGCGGCAATCGCTCCTTCGGCCAAGGCGGAGGCGCAGGCGCTTCTTCCGGCAATCGTCCGGCAGCGGCGCCGCAAGGCCAGAGCAGAAGCTTCGACGCCGGCGGCAACAGAGGCCAGCAAGGCCGCAGCGGCGGAAGCTATGAGGATCGCAAAAAAGGCGCGAATCAGAAGCGTTTCGAAGATGGGCGCGGCGGCTTCAAATCGAACGGCAGAGGCGGTAAAAACCGCGGCAAAGGCAATCAACAGCCGCCGCGCGAGAAAATCGACAACACGCCGAAGAAAATTATCGTTCGCGGCACATTAACGGTAGGCGACTTAGCGAAGCTTCTCCACAAGGATGCTTCCGAGGTTATTAAGAAGCTTCTATTCCTTGGTGTGATGGCGACGATTAACCAAGAAATCGACATGGATGCCATTCTTCTGATCGCGGGCGAATATGGCGTTGAGGTCGAGGTGAAAATTCCGGTTGAGGAAGACACCTTCGAGACAGTGGAAGAGGTTGACGATGAAGCGGATCTGAAGTCTCGTCCGCCAGTCGTGACCATTATGGGCCACGTCGACCACGGCAAGACGACATTGCTGGACGCCATCCGCAAAACAAACGTGACAGGCGGCGAAGCAGGCGGCATTACGCAGCACATCGGCGCTTACCAGGTCGAAATCAACGGCAAAAAAATTACGTTCCTCGATACGCCGGGCCACGAAGCGTTTACGCTTATGCGCGCGCGGGGTGCTCAGGTGACGGATATTACGATTATCGTTGTTGCAGCGGATGACGGCATCATGCCTCAGACGGTGGAGGCGATCAACCATGCCAAAGCGGCAGGCGTTCCAATCATCGTTGCTGTCAACAAGATCGATAAGCCGGAAGCGAACGCGGACAAAATCAAGCAGGAAATGACGGAATACGAGCTAGTTCCGGAAGAGTGGGGCGGCGATACGATCTTCGTGGAAGTATCCGCGAAGCAGCGCATCAACCTGGAAGGCTTGCTGGAAATGATCCTGCTTGTGGCGGAAGTGAACGAGTTCAAAGCGAACCCGAACAAACGCGCCAGAGCAACGGTTATCGAGGCGGAGCTGGACAAAGGCAAAGGTCCTGTGGCGCGTATTCTCGTGCAGCACGGCACCTTGAAAATCGGCGACGCGTTTGTTGCGGGCAACTGCTTCGGCCGCGTGAGAGCGATGGTCAATGACCGCGGACGCAGATTGAAGGAAGCTGGTCCATCGACTCCTGTGGAAATAACAGGCTTGACGGAGGTGCCGCTGGCCGGCGATCCGTTTATGGTATTCGAGGATGAGCGCAAGGCTCGCGCAATCGCCGATCGCCGCGCGATCAAGCATCGCCAGTCGGAGATGGGCGCCAATACGCGCGTTACGCTCGACGATCTGTACAGCCACATCAAGGACGGCGAAATCAAGGATCTGCATGTCATTATTAAAGCGGACGTGCAAGGCTCCGCGGAGGCTCTCAAGGGCTCTCTGGCGAAGATCGATATCGAAGGCGTACGCGTGAAGATCATTCACACCGGCGTCGGCGCGATTACGGAATCTGATGTTATTCTGGCTTCCGCCTCCAATGCGATTGTTATCGGCTTCAACGTTCGCCCTGATCCGCAGGCGGAAGCGACTATCGCCCAGGAGAAGGTTGACGTGCGTATGCACCGGGTTATCTACAACGTCATCGACGAGATCGAGCAAGCGATGAAGGGCATGCTGGATCCGATCTACAAGGAAGTTGTCATCGGCCATGCCGAGGTGCGCAACGTCTTCAAGGTAACCAAGGTCGGCGCGATTGCCGGGTCCATGGTTGTCGACGGCAAGATTGTCCGCAACGCAGAAGCAAGAGTCATCCGCGACGGCATCGTGGTCTACACGGGCAAGGTGGATTCCCTCAAGCGGTTCAAGGACGATGCCAAGGAAGTGGCGCAAGGCTACGAATGCGGTATAACGCTTGAGCGCTTTAGCGATATTAAAGAGGGAGACATGATTGAAGCGTTCATCATGGAAACGGTAGAGAGGTGA
- a CDS encoding ribosomal L7Ae/L30e/S12e/Gadd45 family protein yields MTNKPDKALSSLGMAMRAGKLITGDEIVLKAVRAGKARLVIVAGDASDNTKKKFRDKCGTYGIQLAEAYDREQLGKAIGKSERVVLAVTDMQFGKMIGSHLSQNTEVDPIEQQTGQQGQ; encoded by the coding sequence ATGACGAATAAGCCTGATAAGGCGTTGTCTTCGCTTGGCATGGCTATGCGCGCCGGCAAGCTGATTACGGGCGATGAGATCGTGCTGAAGGCGGTCAGGGCGGGCAAAGCCCGGCTGGTGATCGTCGCAGGCGACGCGTCTGACAACACCAAGAAGAAGTTCCGAGATAAATGCGGCACCTACGGAATACAACTCGCCGAGGCATATGATCGAGAGCAGCTGGGAAAGGCGATAGGGAAATCTGAACGCGTCGTGCTGGCGGTTACCGATATGCAATTCGGAAAAATGATTGGAAGTCATCTGAGCCAAAATACGGAGGTGGATCCTATTGAGCAACAAACAGGACAGCAAGGACAATAA
- a CDS encoding YlxR family protein, translating to MRPRKIPLRKCVACQEMMPKKELIRIVRTPDGEVGIDLTGKKAGRGAYLCGKVSCFKLAKKTKALDRALKLPVGEHIYDQLEKDFIAVEDAFIAAKELTADDE from the coding sequence GTGAGACCGAGGAAGATACCGCTTCGCAAATGCGTCGCATGTCAAGAAATGATGCCGAAGAAGGAGCTTATTCGGATCGTTCGCACACCGGACGGCGAGGTCGGAATTGATCTAACCGGCAAAAAAGCCGGGCGCGGCGCTTATTTGTGCGGCAAGGTAAGCTGCTTCAAGCTTGCGAAGAAGACGAAGGCGCTGGACCGGGCTTTGAAGCTGCCCGTTGGCGAACATATATACGATCAATTGGAGAAAGACTTTATTGCGGTGGAGGATGCGTTCATCGCGGCCAAGGAGCTGACGGCGGATGACGAATAA